In a genomic window of Variovorax paradoxus:
- a CDS encoding ABC transporter permease: MTTPTLATEPSSSSSPPSPSAWRPPQLSMRWWPVFLRNLLVWRKLAIPSLIGNIAEPLIWLVAFGYGMGALVGQVSVGETKVPYILFLASGSICMSAMNAASFEALYSAFSRMHVQKTWDGIMNAPVGLDDIVLAEMLWAAFKSIFTVTAILFVMLGLGISHSPKLFVAWLVLAGAGVTFSSIALIFNALAKGYDFFTYYFTLFMTPMMFLSGVFFPLEQLPGAVQVVAGWLPLANAVALVRPLFMDQWPVGWGRHAGVLVVYAGVAFWVALALTRNRFRA; encoded by the coding sequence ATGACCACCCCGACCCTCGCCACCGAGCCCTCCTCCTCTTCTTCGCCACCCTCGCCTTCCGCGTGGCGGCCGCCGCAGCTGTCGATGCGCTGGTGGCCCGTGTTCCTGCGCAACCTGCTGGTGTGGCGCAAGCTCGCGATCCCGAGCCTGATCGGCAACATCGCCGAGCCGCTGATCTGGCTCGTGGCCTTCGGCTACGGCATGGGCGCGCTGGTGGGGCAGGTGAGCGTGGGCGAGACGAAGGTGCCCTACATCCTGTTCCTGGCGAGCGGCTCGATCTGCATGAGCGCGATGAACGCGGCCTCGTTCGAGGCGCTGTATTCGGCGTTCTCGCGCATGCACGTGCAGAAGACCTGGGACGGGATCATGAACGCGCCGGTGGGGCTGGACGACATCGTGCTGGCGGAGATGCTGTGGGCGGCGTTCAAGTCGATCTTCACGGTGACGGCGATCCTGTTCGTGATGCTGGGGCTGGGGATCAGTCACAGTCCGAAGCTGTTCGTGGCCTGGCTGGTGCTGGCGGGGGCGGGGGTCACGTTTTCATCGATCGCGCTGATCTTCAATGCGCTGGCGAAGGGGTATGACTTCTTCACCTACTACTTCACCTTGTTCATGACGCCGATGATGTTCTTGAGCGGGGTGTTCTTTCCGCTTGAGCAGCTGCCTGGGGCTGTGCAGGTGGTGGCTGGGTGGTTGCCGTTGGCCAATGCTGTGGCGTTGGTTCGGCCCTTGTTCATGGATCAGTGGCCTGTGGGGTGGGGGCGGCATGCTGGGGTGCTGGTTGTGTATGCGGGGGTGGCGTTTTGGGTGGCGTTGGCTTTGACTCGGAATCGGTTCAGGGCTTGA